The DNA sequence GGGGGAATATGAATTTGGCACCGATCAAAAAGAAATTATGGAAATCCAATCAGGAAAACTTTCTGTATTATTGCCAGGATCCGAAACATGGCTCCAAATTGATGGTCAATCCGTATTTGAAGTCCCTGCTGGATCCAAGTTTAAGTTGAAAATTGAAACGGTAACAGACTATTGTTGCTCTTACGTTTGATCCACAATTTCTGCAGTTTCGGCATTACTTTTCACCGAGTTAATGCCGTTTTCACATGCTTGTTTTGAAGAATAACCTTCGCTAGATGCTATGATTTCCCCATTGGCAGCCTTCAGACGAAAACGGAATTCCCCTGCTTTATCTTTGTAAATTTCAAATTTTGCTGACATAAACCTATCTCCTTACTTTGCCAAAAATATTATTGGATTAGGGATTTTTGCAATACGTTTTCTTTTTATACTCGATTTTGAATTCCAGGAGATTCCATACTTTCAAACAGTGTCATTAGAACCGTTCCATTCCCATGATCCTTTCCCGCAGAATTAATTTATTTCTAACGATTTTCATTTTTATTTCCTGCGGAAATAAATTCCCGGAACGTCCTCCCATCCAATTTTCCTTCGAATCCAAAGCAACCGAACAGATTCTTGCGGGTGAAGTTCTTTGGTCCAAAGTTCACGAAATGAAATACCATTTTGGGTATTGGAAACCTTTCGTTTGGGTAAAATTTGATTTAGTCAATCCAGAAGAAAGAATGAATGACTATGTCCTTGAATTAGAATCTCCTTGGGTGGATTCGGTTACGTTGGTTTGGAAAGAAAATGGAGTTGTGGTAACAAAACAATTTGATGGTTCTGCAACATTTGCTTCAAGAGAATTACAACACAGAAATCCAACGTATCAAGTGAGACTTGGTCCTTTGGAAACGAGAACAATTTATGCAAATATAAAAAACTCGGGGATACTCAATGCACCGTTTCGTATATGGAAGATAAATTCTTTTTTTGATCGGATCGAAAGGGATTATGTGGCCAACGGAGTATATTTTGGGATTATTTTTGCACTACTATTATATAATCTATTAATCTATGTTAGCGTAAGGGAAAGGGCATACATTTATTATTGTTTGTACCTGGCAACATTAGGGGTTAATTATTCTTTGCTCGGCGGATTTTTTAAACAACTTTTGGTTCCTGAATTGGCTATGTCTATCAAGCCGTATCTATATATTTCCGTGAATGCTTCATTAACTTTTGTCGGTTTGTTTTCTCTCTCTTTTTTGAATCTAAAAAAAATCAACCCTTGGTTGGATCGGCTCATTCGATTGAGTGTAGTAGCTTTTGCTTGTATGTCGCTATTTTCTATTTTTCTTCCACACAATTGGATGGAAGTTTCATTTATTTATACTTTTCCTTATATGTTTTTGGTCCTTATGTCCGCTGGGGCTTATTCCTACTTAAAAGGAGTTAAGTCTTCTTCATTTTTTCTTTTGGCTTGGTTTACTTTGTTTATTGGTGTGATTGTTGATTCTTTAACAAAAGCTTCGCTCATACCCTTTTCTACATTTGGTCGTTACGGAGTACAAATTGGAACTGCATTCGAAGTCATTCTGTTTTCGCTGGCATTAGGTCGGCGATTGCGGTTTTTGTTAGAAGAAAACCTGATTGCAAAGAATGAGTTAACAACGATTAAAAAAGATTTAGAAACAGCGCGAAAAATCCAGATGCGTATTTTGCCTGATAAATTGCCAGAGAGCGAAAAGTTGTCGATGGTAGTTTCTTATTTTCCTTTGTACGATGTGGGTGGTGATTTTTATGATTTTTTTGAATTCAATGATGGGTTTGGATTAGTTATTGCTGATGTAACTGGTCATGGCGTGAGTGCGGCTTTAGATTCCTCTACTGTAAAGATTGCGTTTCGAAATGCGAAAGAATATAATAAATCTCCAAAAGATTTGATAGGTGCGATGAATCGTTTTTTGTGTACAAGCCTTCATGCACGTTTTGTCAGTGCTGCTTATCTTTATATTGACTACAAGAAAATGAAAATAAATTTCAGTTCCGCGGGGAACCCGCCTTTTGTGATCATCCGGGATAGAGAAATAGAATCTTTCGAATGCCCGGGCCTTTTGCTTGGTGTTCGCAGCGATTTTATTTATGAAGAACGAGAAATTGATCTGAAAGAAGGAGATCGCATTTTGGTTTTTACGGACGGATTGTACGAAAATTTAAAACCAGATGAAGAACCTGAAACTATTTTGTTTCCAGAAATATTGCCGATTGTTGGTGAAACACAAGAATTGTTTCACCAGATTCTATTGAATCAGCTCTCGCGGATGAGACGGATTTCCCGAGATGACATCACACTAATTTCTCTCGATATTAACCGCAGTTAAAAAATTTCAGAATTAATAAGGTTTCTTTTATTTAAATAATTCTTGCATAAATTGTGTTTTGGAATGCAATTACCTGCTAACAAATGTCCGCTATAGTTTTAAATTTCAGTACATTGAAGAATAATCGTTTTTATATTTTGGTATTATTTTTTTGTATTTTACCACTTGTACTAGTTGGTACATTCCCTGAGTACTTTTATCGAGAGTTTGAGATTGGTTATTTTTTGGTATTTCATAATGTTACGGAAATTTTTAGTGTAATCGTTTCCTTTTCTATTTTTGGTTTAGGTTACTATTCGTTTTCACAAAGCCGGAATTCGCATACTTTGTTTCTTGGGGTAGGTTTCCTTGCCGTTGGTCTCATCGATTTTATGCATACTTTGGGTTATAAGGGAATGCCGGATTTTGTAACTCCAAACTCAGGTAATAAATCGTCTCAGTTTTGGATTTTTTCGAGATTCATAACCTCTCTTGTTTTGTTTTCTGCAATTTACATTCAGCCAAACACAAAATATAAATTTGTAAAAGAAAGGTTTTTACTTCTGTTTACCTTTCTGGTTGTCGGAGTTATTTTTCTATTGGTAATCTTTTTGAATGAATGGATACCGGACACTTATGTACAAGGAAAGGGATTAACCCCATTTAAGAAAAATGCAGAGTTTGTGATCATCGCAATATTATTTTTTGCACTTCTTTTGTATCGTAAGGCAAGTTTTTATACTTCCAGAAGGCAGATTCAATATTATTTGTCAGCTTTTGTTGTTTGTATTTTCAGCGAAATGGTTTTTGCAGTCTATACTAGCGTGTACGACGTTTATAACGTTATCGGACATCTTTATAAAATTGGTGCTTTTTACCTGATCTACAAAGCTGTATTTATTGCTGCTATTAATGATCCATATGAGCAGTTGATTCAATCCAATCGCCTTCTTTCAGATGAAATAGAAGAAAATAAAGTTTATGCGGAAATGATTAAAAAGTCTTTGCGTGAAAAAGAGAATTTGATCGCAGAAATTTTTCACAGAACAAAAAATTCAATCCAATTAGTTCGTTCGATTTTAATGATCCAAGCTTCTGATTTTCCTGACGATAAAAACATCCAAGCCATTGTTGAAAATACTTCGGTTAAAATACAGACAATGTCCTTGGTTCATGACCATTTATATGCGAACAAGGATTTAAGTGAGATTAAAGTTTCTGCTTATTTGGAATCTTTGGCTGATATGGTCAGACAAGCGTATCCACCTATTGGTAAAAAAATTAATATCAATTTTCAAATCGGGGAAGGTTCCTTACTTTTAGATACCGCAGTTCCGCTTGGTCTTATTTTTACTGAAATACTTTCTAATAGTTTTAAGTATGCTTTTAGGAATGTAACTGTTGGTGAAATCCTGATATCTTTTACTTTCAGAGAAAGTATTTGTTACTTTGATTATAAAGACAATGGTGTTGGTCTGCCAGAGGAGTTCGATTTATCAAATCAAAAAAAATTGGGATTAAGTTTGGCAAAGATCATTGCTGAAAAACAAATGGGAGGAACCTTGAGTATTGATGGTACCCAAGGGTTTCAGTTAAAACTCAGTTTCCCAAGTGATTTATATAAGAGAAGGGTTTAACTCCTCAGTAATTTTGTTAATGTAGCTTCTTGTTAACTGAAACCAGGTTTCTGATTGTGCGATTCCTGGTTTTCTTTTTCCGAACATTTGTAAAATTAAGTTTCCTTCGTTATCAAACAGTTCCACAGAAGTGACAAGACCATCTTTTGTAGGTTTATCAACAATCCAAACTGATTCCACCTGATCTGTTCTTAAATGTAAGTTGAATTCTGGATCAAGGACATTGAACCATGGACCCATAGGTTCAAATTTTTGAATTTTTCCTGTATGGATTTGGATCATTCCGGGATTTCCGACGAAGATCATTATTTCCTGATCCAATTTGTTTGTTTTTTCCATAAGGTTTAGAAAATCGTTTGTTGAGATGGGAAAGGAAAACTTGCCGCTTGCAGCTTTTAATGAAAATTCTCGTGAGTAACTAAACTTTCTAATCAAAGAAAAAAAATCGTGAGTGTCTTCTAATTGACTCCATGCATTGAGAAACGCGGGAATTTCTTTTGGATCGTTTGTTTCCGTTTTGATTATTGTTTCAGCGGAAGGTTTAGCGAAGGTTTGGGTTTCATCGATGAACTGGGCTTTGGTAAGTTCCCAACCATTTAATTCGGACTTTTCTGTCTGATAAATTTTATGTACTGCTTCCCCTCTGGAATCAAAAAATTGAAAACTACACATCATATGGTTTTCTCTTGGTTCTTCCACGTAAAATCCATACTTCCAGTCTTTTAAAAAGATTCGTAAATCGATATCTTCTCCTACTACGAGAGCAGTTTGGCCATTGACAGATACGTTTTTGTAAATACCTTTTCTTTCGTGCACACACGACTCGTTTCTTGTGAGTGCCATGACATAACCAAGATTAGTGGAGTTAAGTAAAAAACTAGACCAATCCGGCTTCAGCAATTTGACTGATGGACCAAGTTTTGTCGCAAGAAGTTCCGCTTCGCTAACTTTCAGATGTTTGGCGGCTTCTCGAATTCTGAGTTTGGGCATTTCTTTAACAAGATTTTCCCATTGTAGTTTTAAATTTTCATTCATATAGTTTCTCCTATGATTTCTGGTAATATAAAATTTCCTTCTGGCGCATTTAAAATTTTGACTTTTATTCCGAATGCAGTTTCTAGATTTGCAACTGTCAATACTTCCTTTGGTTTTCCCGATTTGATGATTTTCCCTTTGTGGAGTATGGTGATCGTATCTGCGTAAAGTGCTGCTAAGTTTAAGTCATGTAAAATCATGAAGATCGCATAACCTTGATTTGCCATATGCCGAAATACGTTTAAGGTTTTGTATTGGTTTGGGATGTCCAAAGCAGATACTGGTTCATCGAGAAAAATATAACGAGGCGGAGTTTCCCAAGTTTGTGCTAAGATTCTGCCGAAGTTGATTTTTTGTCTTTCGCCACCCGATAGAGTAGAGTATATCTGATCTTTTTGTTCTAAAGAGTTTGTGATTTTTAAACAACTTTGGACAATTTCGGTATCTCTTTTTGTGTCTTTTTTATGTGGGTGTCTCCCGAGCCGTATCACTTCCTCTGAGCTTATAGGAAAAGTAATTACAGTTTCTTGGCTTAAGACTGCTCTTTTTTTTGCTAGTTCGTTATTTGGATAATCTTTTAGGTCAATACCATCCAAATATACATTTCCCTGTTTCGGGGATAAGTCGCCGCATAACATATGGAAGAGAGTGGATTTTCCGGCACCATTCCTTCCGATCAAAACATGAAGTTCTCCTGGTAGAATTTCTAATTCTATTTTTGAAAGAATCTGCTTAGAGCCGATAAAATAATCTACGTCAATTGATTGAATTGTCATATATGAGGCATCCTTTTTCGAATCAAACTCAGGAAAAATGGGGAACCAAGTAGAGCCGTTGCAATTCCCACTGGTACTTCGGCAGGTGCAATGATGACTCTACAGATTCCATCAGCAAAACATAACAATCCTCCACCTAATACATAAGATGTGAATAAAAGATATTTGTAGTTTTGTCCTATAGCTAAACGAACTATGTGAGGAACAGCCAACCCAACAAATCCGATATTACCTACTAAGGAAATACAGACTCCTGTACTGATGCCAATGAAAAGGATGATTAGAGTTTTTAAAAACTCTGTGGCGATCCCTAGATGAGTTGCTTCGCGTTCTCCAAGTATAAATACGTTTAGTTGTTTTGCAATCAGCGGACTTATAAAGATTGGAAATATTAAAAAGGGAGAAAATGATTTTAAGTTGGACCAAGAAGCTCCACCTAAACTTCCCATATTCCAAAGAGAAAGATTTCTAAGTTGTGCTTCGTTCGCTATGTAACTTAAAATTCCAATTGCTGAATAACAAATTGCATTAACTGCAATTCCTGATAATACTAGGGAAAAAACATCTGTTCTGCCTTTTGATTTTGCAAAGAAAAAAATTAGAAACGATGAAAGGATACCTCCTAAAAAAGAAAATAGAACTACACTCCATACCGAATGTAAAAATGGGAAGGATGACCCAATTACTATTGCAATTGCTGCAAACAAAGAACATCCTGCGGTAATTCCGATTAGACCGGGGTCTACAATTGGATTACGAAAAAGTCCTTGTGCTAAAGAACCAGACCATGCTAATGATCCTCCGACCATAAGGCCAAGAAGAATCCTAGGAATTCTTAACTCAAAGAATACTCGTGATTCCAAACTATCTTTCTTGAAGAGATCTTCCCAACTGATCTCCATAGCTCCGAACAAGGAAGAGGATACAGCAGATAGAATCGTAAAAAGAATACAACCTACGATGAAGAAAACTTTTTTCTTCATTCCATGAGTTTCCATTTGTCGTTAAGTGTTTTTAATGCATAAGGTAATCTTGGTCCAAAACCTAAAAGGAGGAGGTCATCTAAAATGATAAGATTTTTTTCTTTTCCTGCTTTTGTGAGTTCCATTCCGTTAATTTCCCAGATTACTTTTTCACCGCCGAAACCTAAGGCAGATTTTTCTGGCATTAGAATGATATCGGGATTTGCTTTCACGAGCGCTTCACTTGTAAGTGGTTTGTATTCCGAAAATTCATTGATGGCGTTTTTTGCTCCTGAGAGATTGATCATCGCATGAGCTGCAGTATTTGTTCCTGAAATAAAAACAGAACTTGGGTTTCTAGAGTAAATAAATAGAACTCTAATATTAGTTTTTTTAATATTTAGTTTCTGGATTTGATTTTTAATAGAATTTGCTAAAATCTTTGCTTCTTTGTTTTTGTTAAAAATTTTCCCGATTTCTAACACACGATCGGCGGGTGTATCAAGATTAAATTCATCCGAAAAAAGTTGGATAGGGACACCAGCATCTTTTAAATTTTGAATCGTAGCCGGAGGTCCCGCTGATTCCAAACCTATGATTTGTGAAGGTTTCAAATTTAAGATTCCTTCTGTCGTTAGCGTCCTTTGGTAACCAACATTGGGAAGGTATGTAGCTTGTTTGGGATAATATGAAGTCGAATCTACAGCAACCAATTGGTCTTCTAATTTGAGGGCGTAGATAATTTCAGTCACTGTCCCATTGACAGAGATTATGCGATGGTTTGGTTTTGCAATGAGAGAGTAGGTGACTACCAAAAGAGATAGAACCAGGGATCCTTTTGTTGCTGTTGGTTTTATGAGTTTCATGTGCACAAGGATTAGGGTGGGAAATCCTTTTGTCAAGAATAAATGAGAATGAGACTCAATATAGTTATTGACGTGAAATGGGGTCCGTAGGAATTGAGAATTAGAATCAATTAGATTAGGAGAGCCCCTATGAACAAGCTCAACAAATTCGTAACTCTGGCCTTAGCCTTTTGTATGGCTTTGGTCTTCCTTTCCTGCGAGCAGGAAGACGGTAATGATAACAGCACTACCTTTCTCGGACTATTGACAGTTTCCCAAGTAATGGCAGATGCAACGAAACGATGCGAAACAGTGATCGATAGTTCCTATGTTTCCGGATCTTATTCTCCTCTTTGTACTCCAAGTGCTGGCCAAGGTCGGTTCTTTCGTATAGAAGGAATGAAGGCGTTAGGTGACAATGGATACTTCTATTTATTTCTTGGGTATTCTGCAGCACCAACAAGTGCAACTCCAGCAGCAACAGGGCAGTATTTGTTTGTCGCTGGTAAGTCTGTATCAAGTCCCAATCCCTATGTTTGGTTTCGAAATTTGGAATATGGAAATTATCAAGGTGGACAGGCGGCTAGTGGCGCAAATCCAACTAACTTTAGCTTAGCGACAGAGCAAGAACTTTGTGTTAGTTTTTCTGGCACATCTTCTGCACCCACAACATACCTTTGGGTAACTGGAGTAGGTGGGGCCAATTGTAAGGTTACTGGAACTTTACAAAAAGAAAATGCGATCGTTAATTATGCAGCATGGCCTACTCCAGGAAATGTGATACCGACTGGATCACAAGCATACTTTCGTTTTTCTAATCTTTCGTTGATAACGGGAACTAAAATTACCGTTTCTTCGGAAAGTGTTCTTTAACGAAAATATTAATTTGCCGAAGAATTATTATTTTTCGGCAACTACCCAAAAGCGAGTTAATATGAATTTATTACATTCTTTGAAACTAATTAGAATTTCTGAATACTTAGTTTTCACTATTTTTATAGTGAATTGTTCTATGAAACCAAAAGCAGACGATGGTTCTGCTGCCATTTTGTTCCTTCTTACAGGTGGAAATACAAATAATACGTCATGTAGTGTTCCGACAAACGCAGTAAGTACGACCGGATCTTATATTACGGTTGTGAATGCCTCTTCCGCATGTGCTTGGATTTACGTTAGCCTAAAATCTGATGGGGTACTTGTTGATTCATCTTCACAATGGGATGTAGCATTCAAAAGATATAATATTGCTTCTAATGGTGGAACAAGTGGTTCAGGGAATGGAGGAGTTTGTAATTCTGGATCAACAAATTTTGCAACAACCTTTAATGGCTCCGAATGTACAACTGTGGTCGACGTAAGGTTGTCTTCAGCTGGAGGTGGTCCTGTTTCTGCTTCATCCGAAAGTATCAACCCAGTGTTGGCTGCTCCACTAGATTTAAATCCTATGCCTGCGGGTTATGGCACTTGGTATACTTATGCAG is a window from the Leptospira harrisiae genome containing:
- a CDS encoding heme/hemin ABC transporter substrate-binding protein, with the protein product MKLIKPTATKGSLVLSLLVVTYSLIAKPNHRIISVNGTVTEIIYALKLEDQLVAVDSTSYYPKQATYLPNVGYQRTLTTEGILNLKPSQIIGLESAGPPATIQNLKDAGVPIQLFSDEFNLDTPADRVLEIGKIFNKNKEAKILANSIKNQIQKLNIKKTNIRVLFIYSRNPSSVFISGTNTAAHAMINLSGAKNAINEFSEYKPLTSEALVKANPDIILMPEKSALGFGGEKVIWEINGMELTKAGKEKNLIILDDLLLLGFGPRLPYALKTLNDKWKLME
- a CDS encoding FecCD family ABC transporter permease, producing MKKKVFFIVGCILFTILSAVSSSLFGAMEISWEDLFKKDSLESRVFFELRIPRILLGLMVGGSLAWSGSLAQGLFRNPIVDPGLIGITAGCSLFAAIAIVIGSSFPFLHSVWSVVLFSFLGGILSSFLIFFFAKSKGRTDVFSLVLSGIAVNAICYSAIGILSYIANEAQLRNLSLWNMGSLGGASWSNLKSFSPFLIFPIFISPLIAKQLNVFILGEREATHLGIATEFLKTLIILFIGISTGVCISLVGNIGFVGLAVPHIVRLAIGQNYKYLLFTSYVLGGGLLCFADGICRVIIAPAEVPVGIATALLGSPFFLSLIRKRMPHI
- a CDS encoding 7TM diverse intracellular signaling domain-containing protein codes for the protein MILSRRINLFLTIFIFISCGNKFPERPPIQFSFESKATEQILAGEVLWSKVHEMKYHFGYWKPFVWVKFDLVNPEERMNDYVLELESPWVDSVTLVWKENGVVVTKQFDGSATFASRELQHRNPTYQVRLGPLETRTIYANIKNSGILNAPFRIWKINSFFDRIERDYVANGVYFGIIFALLLYNLLIYVSVRERAYIYYCLYLATLGVNYSLLGGFFKQLLVPELAMSIKPYLYISVNASLTFVGLFSLSFLNLKKINPWLDRLIRLSVVAFACMSLFSIFLPHNWMEVSFIYTFPYMFLVLMSAGAYSYLKGVKSSSFFLLAWFTLFIGVIVDSLTKASLIPFSTFGRYGVQIGTAFEVILFSLALGRRLRFLLEENLIAKNELTTIKKDLETARKIQMRILPDKLPESEKLSMVVSYFPLYDVGGDFYDFFEFNDGFGLVIADVTGHGVSAALDSSTVKIAFRNAKEYNKSPKDLIGAMNRFLCTSLHARFVSAAYLYIDYKKMKINFSSAGNPPFVIIRDREIESFECPGLLLGVRSDFIYEEREIDLKEGDRILVFTDGLYENLKPDEEPETILFPEILPIVGETQELFHQILLNQLSRMRRISRDDITLISLDINRS
- a CDS encoding HmuY family protein, translating into MKPKADDGSAAILFLLTGGNTNNTSCSVPTNAVSTTGSYITVVNASSACAWIYVSLKSDGVLVDSSSQWDVAFKRYNIASNGGTSGSGNGGVCNSGSTNFATTFNGSECTTVVDVRLSSAGGGPVSASSESINPVLAAPLDLNPMPAGYGTWYTYADTILTAKTNVYIVTGSEGSKYALQMLDYYSAAGTSGYPKFRWKKL
- a CDS encoding hemin-degrading factor; this translates as MNENLKLQWENLVKEMPKLRIREAAKHLKVSEAELLATKLGPSVKLLKPDWSSFLLNSTNLGYVMALTRNESCVHERKGIYKNVSVNGQTALVVGEDIDLRIFLKDWKYGFYVEEPRENHMMCSFQFFDSRGEAVHKIYQTEKSELNGWELTKAQFIDETQTFAKPSAETIIKTETNDPKEIPAFLNAWSQLEDTHDFFSLIRKFSYSREFSLKAASGKFSFPISTNDFLNLMEKTNKLDQEIMIFVGNPGMIQIHTGKIQKFEPMGPWFNVLDPEFNLHLRTDQVESVWIVDKPTKDGLVTSVELFDNEGNLILQMFGKRKPGIAQSETWFQLTRSYINKITEELNPSLI
- a CDS encoding heme ABC transporter ATP-binding protein; this encodes MTIQSIDVDYFIGSKQILSKIELEILPGELHVLIGRNGAGKSTLFHMLCGDLSPKQGNVYLDGIDLKDYPNNELAKKRAVLSQETVITFPISSEEVIRLGRHPHKKDTKRDTEIVQSCLKITNSLEQKDQIYSTLSGGERQKINFGRILAQTWETPPRYIFLDEPVSALDIPNQYKTLNVFRHMANQGYAIFMILHDLNLAALYADTITILHKGKIIKSGKPKEVLTVANLETAFGIKVKILNAPEGNFILPEIIGETI
- a CDS encoding pyrimidine/purine nucleoside phosphorylase, with translation MSSFASVTVLKSANIYFNGNVTSRTVLFPNGEKKTLGIMMPGEYEFGTDQKEIMEIQSGKLSVLLPGSETWLQIDGQSVFEVPAGSKFKLKIETVTDYCCSYV
- a CDS encoding MASE3 domain-containing protein — protein: MKNNRFYILVLFFCILPLVLVGTFPEYFYREFEIGYFLVFHNVTEIFSVIVSFSIFGLGYYSFSQSRNSHTLFLGVGFLAVGLIDFMHTLGYKGMPDFVTPNSGNKSSQFWIFSRFITSLVLFSAIYIQPNTKYKFVKERFLLLFTFLVVGVIFLLVIFLNEWIPDTYVQGKGLTPFKKNAEFVIIAILFFALLLYRKASFYTSRRQIQYYLSAFVVCIFSEMVFAVYTSVYDVYNVIGHLYKIGAFYLIYKAVFIAAINDPYEQLIQSNRLLSDEIEENKVYAEMIKKSLREKENLIAEIFHRTKNSIQLVRSILMIQASDFPDDKNIQAIVENTSVKIQTMSLVHDHLYANKDLSEIKVSAYLESLADMVRQAYPPIGKKININFQIGEGSLLLDTAVPLGLIFTEILSNSFKYAFRNVTVGEILISFTFRESICYFDYKDNGVGLPEEFDLSNQKKLGLSLAKIIAEKQMGGTLSIDGTQGFQLKLSFPSDLYKRRV
- a CDS encoding YegP family protein, whose protein sequence is MSAKFEIYKDKAGEFRFRLKAANGEIIASSEGYSSKQACENGINSVKSNAETAEIVDQT